tagaAATATGATACAGTAAAACACTGGTGTCTCAAAGAATGAGTTCTTGCCGCTCAAACAATGTCCAAAATGTACCAAACTAAGAAAGTGCAGCCTAATTTCCAGTTTGCTTTTAGGTGTCTACAGGATCGACATGCATCTGTAGGACTTGCGAAAACGCTTAGCATGGTTGTTGAGATTCCTGAGGTGTCCGAGGATTGTCTCTATCTGAATATTTATACTCCTGCCAAACCTGCTGAAGATGCTAAATTACCTGTAAGTTCCGGTACCGAGTGACAGCACTGGCCACGGCTTTAACTTGTGTTTTTGAGCTTTTGCTTGTATTCTGTTGAACTTCTGTTATGAGCTGTTATGAGCAAATTTTGTGAGTCTGATCATAGTCAtcagagtgtctgtctgaggtaatgtgctGCTGTCCTTCAGGTCATGGTGTGGATCCATGGTGGAGCATTAGTCTTTGGCTCCGCCTCCTTTTATGATGGATCTGTCCTGGCAGCCTATCAGAATGTGGTTGTGGTGCAGATTCAGTACAGACTTGGAATGCTGGGCTTTTTCAGGTGAGGTTGCAGTTATGAAAATAGACTTTACTTTATTTTGAAAAGTACGATTCCTAAATAGTTCAGGTAATTTGGTGCCACAGAGTTTACAGACTATTAATGTTATGCTACACAAAATACTGTAAGCTATTACAGTTTGCAGTTACTATAGTTATTACAgtttgtttagtttaatttcacAGCCACAGCatgttctcttcttctgtctcctaCCAGCACAGGAGATGATAACGCCCCAGGAAACATGGGTTTCCTGGACCAGGTGGCTGCACTGCAGTGGGTCCAGGAGAACATCCAGAGCTTTGGAGGGGATCCCTCCTCTGTCACCATATTCGGAGAGTCAGCAGGTGGAGTGAGCGTGTCTCTGCATGTGGGTGCTGTGCTTAGGTGCTTGATGTTTGCCATTAAAATATTAATGTCATTTTCAGAACCCTTCAAAAAGAAAGATCAAATAATGTAGACATCTAGATAAACTGTGTAAATACTGCAACTGTGgtattaaacaaaacaaaaaaattaaattgtattcagtTTCTCGTTGACCTTGACATTATCTAGTATCATCTGATTCAGGTTCTTTCACCACTGAGCACTGGACTTTTCCACCGCGCCATTGCAGAAAGTGGGGCTGCATTCATGGAAGTCCTCACCAACCTTCAGCCTTTGGACACAGCTATGGTTGGCATCCTGCACCATCTGCACCTTGATTTGCATTGTAATACTGAAGTGTTTGGTGGTTTCCCATGTTTCTTAGATGTTTTTCACTGTTCCCTTAGATTGTGGCAAATGTATCGAACTGTGTTGGCACCAAGCCACACCAGATTGTTGACTGTGATGCAGATGTCGACTGAGGATATTTTAAAGATCATCAAGGTGAGTAGTTATGGACTTTGGAACATTCATTCACTCTTCAAAAGCCTTTTTCTGACTTCATTGGGTACTTCCAGTCATTTTGAACAAACAAGGATATCCCTTTAATctccacacacatctgtaaaatCTTGTCTAAACATGGACATATTGATTGTAATGACCCAAACCTCAGCACAGACCAACGCACTTGTGTAATCGGTAGGTTTGCTTGTTCCTCACAATGTCCTCTATTTCACAGAGTACGAGCTGGATCTATGGGCTTACAAAGGATGAATATTTCATTCCAAAAAGTTTAGAGGACACTTATAAGTCTTTGGAGTTCAACAAAGTACCGTTAATTAATGGTGTCACCAGTGATGAATGCGGGTCGTTATTGCCTGGGGTGAGTAAGCACATGCACTCTTTGGGCATCAGAGATTTCAAACACAGGTAACTATGTGCATTACTGGTAGTGAGTTGGTAATCTGGTTGGTTTTCAGTTTCATTCTCCACCTGGTTGGACAGAGGGAATGAATCGTGAGACGGTCAAAAAAGTCCTGACCCCCTTTGTCCGTATCGTAAGCACAGTTACTCATGCTCCTCTTTATCATCTAGTACAACCAGCCTAGTTTTTGAACATTAATGTCATGAAGGTGTGTTGCCTCTGATCTCCTGATGCTTTGTACTTCATTCatgcaaatgtatatttaaaGGCAGAAGACTGGGCCATTGACTTGATTTTGGATGAGTATTTGGGGAGTGGGGAGGACAGCATCAAAAACAGGGATGGATTCAGAGAGCTCACCGCAGACATGATCTTCATTGTTCCTGCCATCCAGTTGTCAAATGATCACAGAGGTAAGAGACAAGTGTAACAGAGGCCAGCAAGTTGTACACTGTGACAGAGGTCAGTGACGGTGGCACCGATGTGTTGTAGCATCTTTGTTCACATGATCAGCCCGTCCTCAGGGCTACAGATTTGAGTCCAGGgcaatatggctgtgtgtgcttctttaGCTCAACAGCTCTAACAAGGTGCTAACTCCAAGGTCATGGCTTTGATAGCCATGTAAATCTGTACCGTACTGTCATTCGCTTCGGATAAAACCTCTGcaatgcataaataaataaatattaaaaaacaTAGAGTTAATATATGCATTCACAGATGATTAAGGAAAACAAGAGTTCATAACTGCTCTACTTATTCACTGAAATTGAAGATATTCTGCTTTGAGGGGAACACATTCTTGGAAATGAAATACTTACAAGGCATTGCTCTGacttagagacacacagacaaaaaacaccTATCTATGAACATTTCAATTTCACCCCCCACAGATTCTGGTGCACCAGTTTACCAGTACGAGTTACAgctgttacgactggtgggtgttgtgcaggactcaatcgcacgactcagcacaggggtagattcagaagaataaacgtttactagcagggttcggtacacaggtaggcagtccaaaaataggcaaacaaatccacacagggaataggcaggagaatagtagtagggcaggcagaggtcagaagcacgagtaatcacttgaacaaggcagaagcgctaaacgctaggaatacacgaggagcagtggaaacacaaggaacataccatcaaacacaaacttacgacgacacaacgaggaacaagaaaacaaggactatatatacacacaggcaacagataacgaggaacaggtgagaacaatcaaggcggggcagacaaagacacaggtggactaaacaaggggaaccaacaggacacaggtgaaaccaatgatacacacaacccgggagattgggaacaggtgaggggtggagacacggacaacaacaagagggcacatggcacagacaaacaaacacagggaaagcacatggcgggaacaaggaagcacgaggactagacacgggaacaaacatgcgaccacacaagggagacaaacacagaaattagacacggacagaacacagaccttacaacaGCACACTCCAAGCATACTCTTGGACAAGCGTCCGAGCTTTGTCAAGGTGGACCATTCAGATGACCTTTTATATGTCTTTGGAAACACCTTCATGAGAAGTCATGTCAAGATAAAAGGTAATTTATCTTTGTCCATGATTTTGGCTGCACATTGCTGTTACCCTACCTTAGCAATGTGTACTTTTAATGAACAGAAAGTTTCCTCAACCTATACACACTATATTATACAATATTGTCTCTTTACCCTCAAACAGGCACTTtcacagaggaggaagatgagctCTCTAGAACAGTCATGTCCTACTGGGGCAACTTTGCACGCACCGGGTAATTCAACTCCACCTTTTGAGAAGGAAACACAATTACATCCTTAAAAGCAATAAAATGCAGCATTTCTTTTtcaaagacatttttgaaatgtAAGCTAGACAATGTTTATGATATGATGCTTCTGACAGCACCTTCGTAGAAAAGTCATCCTTGCTCATCCTAGTGTGGTGCTGCCAGGACATGTTTCACCTTAGCTCAGTTGCAATTTGTGGAAAgcgtacatatgtgtgtgtgtgtttgtgtactttgtGTATATTCTTTGCCTGTGTACATCCTTATtctggtatttgtgtgtgtgtgtgtgtgtgtgtgtgtgtcattatttcAGATCTCCCAATGGTGCTGGGTTAACCCACTGGCCTATGTACGGTGCAGGGGGAGAGTACTTGGAGATTGGGCTAAAGCAGCAGGTGGGAAACCATCTAAGGGCCGACCGCTTCACCTTCTGGACAGAGACACTTCCCAAGAAGATCCAGGAGAAGAAGCAGCGCAGCGATGAGCTGTAGACGGCTGATTCATAAATGATGTAGTGTGATAATTCATCAGTGAAACAATTTTTATTGTTTGAAGAGGTTAAAATGTACCCTCTGTAAAAAGTAAACCAAGTGACACAATTCCACAAATTGCGCTTATTCAAACCCCTAACAATAAGAATAGTACTGTAGATGCAGAGTTGTGCAGCGATTGGGTTCAACTTAGCCCTGCAAAACCAGTGGCAGTTATTAAGGTGTTGAACAAACTGAATATTTCCATGGGTGAtcattttttctgttttgagTTTTAAATGGACTGAAAATAAAGAAGTGCTCAATACATAAAATACCTTGACTATCATTTCTGTCCCTCTATATGTGAGACTTTTCCCCTTACACTTTCGTTTTcattgtatgtttttatatatgtTGGAATTTAGCTGCCATCATTACAGTAATAAGTGTTTTGTACCATAAGCTGTCAAAAGGTGATCCTGTGGATGTAGCCTACATTTCCTTTatcattgttttaaaaagaGAATAGTTCTACCTGTGAGTCATTGGTTTGCTAACAGACCTCTCTGTGTATGAGGTGGCTTAATGACATTACTGTGATCAATGCTATTCACTTTGCATTTGTGCTTTCTCATTCACAACATGAGAATCACTTAGGGTTATGGGTGGAACAGTGTTGTTCATTACACTTCCTGATCCTCTTGGGTTTTTGTTGTTCCTGGCACAACATCATTTAATGATAAGATTACCCAGTCTGCTTTAACAACCCTTCTTGCATCATTTCAATGTGACCTTGAGTATTAGAGTGTGTTTTGACAGGGGTAAAACAGTGTTGGTTATATATTAGAAATTAAGTTTAAAAATGACATTACCCTTTGGTTTTCCTTCTGCTGGACATTGATGTTGCCCCTACAATGCAACATTTAACTAACAAAAGCTGACAGATTCAAATTTTTTCAAGgtcatttttaaatattaaatgtCTTGTAAGTTGTATGTAATGAGCAAGTTTAGAGCCCAAGCAGACTTCTGTATTTTTTAACCTAGTGCCAATTTTCCCATGTTTTTGGTCGCATTTTTAACTACGAACAAAAACGATAGAAATCGGTCAAGTATTAAAACGGTATAACAAGCAACTTGAGTAGACATTAGACAAAACGTCTTCTCAATGTTATCCTACGGGGgaataaaatgtaaacaattaTTGTTTCTACAGTCATTAGTTTACATTTCTCTTTAAGAAGACTGGCTAGCCTATTtgggagcgtgcctatgttcccacagccctatgttcccacagcccaatgttcccacagccctatattcccacagccctactgtatgttcccacagccctatgttcccacatttctaagagaGTAGTCTTTAGAGGAGGGTATGTGTCATAATTGGAGTAATGAGGGGTCATAAAGGGTTATTAATATGACAAATCGGATGGATGGTTAGTTTTGATCTAGCTTTGGGTGACAGCTTGCTTGTCATATTGGATGGATGAGACCGGCCCTctgccctttctcccccctccacacaggcaGTTGACCCCCACAAATGGTGTGAATCATTTTGATAGTAAGGTGTTATCTGAGAGGGTGAGATTTCCCGGCGtagcaatggtgtttctgaccAGGATCTATCCTGTTGGCATAGCAGGGGTCAGGATGACTGGCTGCTCTAGGCGTGAGCACGgggttgataacagaaatttGGTGGTGAATGatgtaccaatatggaaccggttccaatacaaccggtacctacccggaccgaaatgcaacgcagatttcggtgcttcatttcggtgcctgagccaattgaacacggtcgctaggcagattccgtggggcacatgtaaaactgccccagctcccaatgtaaactttgtcgctcacgctcattggtgttttcatagcaacagtcttatgacagtgaagcgcaggcaagcacaaacagaactagccatcaaccttttaacagagaaaaaaaccgaaaggtaaacggtcaaaagtgtggctgtatttcgcacaaaaagattcaaacatcgcgacgtgcagcaaatgcaacaaaataattgcgtgaaaagaggggagagaaggcaagagtcaacggcagatcagcaaccgaagactgaaaaataaacggagatgacagctaaaatacCAACGGtggtctcttaaaggggcagtacacattttctcatactcagtgtgttcaagtaacaagattaactataaacaagatagaaaagataggtataaacaaatcataaaatggtgaaatttcatgaaataaatgcaaacaaaataatacatttttgactccaaaggcaaatatgctcatagttttgcaaaagaagtttgaagctgtttttttgtatttatttatatgtatttaagtatactataaactgttgtttacagttaatataatgttcatagtttgaagttaaaatgtttgaagctgtagttggaagccaagtgttttgtatgtatttatatttatattatactttaaacagttaatatattgttcaatttgaagaaaaaaaattgccttggcaataaaaaaagcctttctttaatgtcgtcaatcgtcgctttgtgctttaaaaaaaaaaagtatcggttcaggcaccgtttaggcaccggtatcgttttaaaagtatcggttatgtaccggtatcggataaaaaccaaacgatacccatccctacttatcAGGCGCTCAAGCATAGCAAGGTCTTGTCAGCCTGTGAGATGGCATTCTTTCACTCTATTATAGGAAACTTTAAGATGATATATACATAATCCCTATGGTCTAATGGTAATGATACCGGCTTATTCAAGTTTAAAAGACTTAATTTTGTAAGGCTTGACCCATAAGACATTTGTTCATGAGATGGTAGCTCAACAAAAGAAGATATActtcaacagcacacacacacatgcatgcacgcacgcacccacagatacagacacacacatacacacatacaaacacagagacacagagacagatacacagtatactaatagttatattataaacaataaaacagaggtattgtgtaatatgtgactatattttagtttaatcccaaaacagcgtgatacattgaagacatacaaacacacacacacacacacacacacacacacacacacacacacccacactcacagtaagagatgagaaaggtgttaaatccactttgttaagcaacggtgtatacacaacacattcgGGACCTACTGGAATGACTTcgatagaacaaaaaaaaaagaaaaaagtcaccccattagttgatggtagaaaatggatagaacatttgaaaattatacaaaaaggtaacctaaattctgaacaaaaagccttaaatgctcagttgagaaaacaaattgaatacaaaattgaaatacctcaagaacaaaaaatgatgtggtgtagatggagggtacaatcaaatgctgaaacacagcacacctaaattaagagagaAAATCTTGAAATGattcaatttaatcctgtcgtcagaccccttttccagaacaatggaaaggtgagcccagttcataaaaaaggtgacaaacataAACCTGATAACTATAGAGGCCTCACACAAGGCCGCAATTTAGGGAACTTATTTTGT
Above is a genomic segment from Clupea harengus chromosome 3, Ch_v2.0.2, whole genome shotgun sequence containing:
- the LOC105897210 gene encoding fatty acyl-CoA hydrolase precursor, medium chain-like, whose amino-acid sequence is MERLLQLLFAASVIYLSSSTALDGPLIHTKLGALRGQYTRVRGKTTAIHSYLGLPFAKPPVGPLRLARPQPVQGWEGIRDATKQPYMCLQDRHASVGLAKTLSMVVEIPEVSEDCLYLNIYTPAKPAEDAKLPVMVWIHGGALVFGSASFYDGSVLAAYQNVVVVQIQYRLGMLGFFSTGDDNAPGNMGFLDQVAALQWVQENIQSFGGDPSSVTIFGESAGGVSVSLHVLSPLSTGLFHRAIAESGAAFMEVLTNLQPLDTAMIVANVSNCVGTKPHQIVDCDADVD
- the LOC122129569 gene encoding carboxylesterase 3B-like — protein: MNRETVKKVLTPFVRIAEDWAIDLILDEYLGSGEDSIKNRDGFRELTADMIFIVPAIQLSNDHRDSGAPVYQYELQHTPSILLDKRPSFVKVDHSDDLLYVFGNTFMRSHVKIKGTFTEEEDELSRTVMSYWGNFARTGSPNGAGLTHWPMYGAGGEYLEIGLKQQVGNHLRADRFTFWTETLPKKIQEKKQRSDEL